Proteins from a genomic interval of Synechococcus sp. A15-28:
- a CDS encoding diguanylate cyclase, translating into MVSQQSWTEDSIRQLREQQDLPFVRAEASGVVCEINQRFREVYRWRDDQLLGQSLGLILPPSFRDSHHSGFARFKLTEESRVLNHPLKLATFCANGEAIVSEHYIVAEKDRNGTWSFAATLKPLPDED; encoded by the coding sequence ATGGTTTCCCAGCAGTCATGGACCGAGGATTCGATTCGTCAACTGCGTGAACAGCAGGATCTTCCCTTTGTCCGTGCTGAAGCTTCGGGTGTGGTTTGTGAGATCAATCAGCGGTTTCGCGAGGTGTATCGCTGGCGTGACGACCAACTCCTGGGTCAGTCGCTGGGGCTGATTTTGCCCCCGAGTTTCCGTGACTCGCACCATTCAGGGTTTGCACGTTTCAAGCTCACCGAGGAATCCAGGGTCTTGAATCACCCGTTGAAATTGGCCACGTTCTGTGCGAACGGAGAGGCGATCGTGAGCGAGCATTACATCGTTGCCGAGAAAGATCGCAATGGCACATGGTCCTTCGCTGCCACGTTGAAACCTTTGCCAGACGAGGATTAG
- a CDS encoding histidine kinase dimerization/phospho-acceptor domain-containing protein, producing MLQVAFDAASEAMVIIDAQRRIHWANQASASSLVEGVPIQVVNRDLGHLIRGLVPDESMQDPPPLMDPQVLLPSTSGQGRFVLELSDGRRTDHQMVVWKPVELVQASYLLVTWRDLGPEEQALMQQRQFMVHLSHELRTPLAILTGCLKRLSRFETLPERVMRSIRMSCEEVSRINRLLKTLTLATQLEIGSSLPGLVQAPLLPLLEQWHQKLPDDQRHRVQLEPGAELADCWVLVDVNALHLVLDNLLDIGDHDGPVGVGLTVAIDAAHQICRVMVKGRSTEGLDLEFPLVRQLVEAWNGELTCRWSGADDAPCLAVVFTVPRIAAPGMQAIEEADQINQV from the coding sequence ATGCTGCAGGTGGCGTTTGATGCCGCCTCCGAAGCAATGGTGATCATCGATGCCCAACGGAGGATTCACTGGGCGAATCAGGCATCGGCGTCTTCCTTGGTGGAGGGGGTGCCGATTCAGGTGGTGAATCGTGATCTGGGGCATCTGATCCGTGGCCTGGTTCCCGATGAATCAATGCAGGATCCACCTCCGCTGATGGATCCGCAGGTTCTGCTGCCATCAACATCGGGTCAGGGGCGATTCGTTCTTGAACTCAGCGATGGGCGACGAACAGATCATCAGATGGTGGTCTGGAAACCGGTTGAGCTGGTGCAGGCGTCGTATCTGCTGGTGACCTGGCGTGATCTTGGCCCAGAGGAACAGGCCCTCATGCAACAGCGGCAGTTCATGGTTCATCTCAGCCACGAACTGCGTACCCCTCTGGCCATTCTCACGGGATGTCTGAAACGTTTAAGTCGCTTTGAAACCCTTCCTGAACGGGTCATGCGCAGCATCCGCATGTCCTGTGAGGAGGTCAGCCGGATCAATCGCCTGCTGAAGACGCTGACCCTGGCGACCCAGCTTGAAATCGGCAGCTCTTTGCCTGGGCTTGTGCAGGCCCCTCTTTTGCCCTTGCTGGAGCAATGGCATCAGAAATTGCCGGACGATCAACGCCACAGGGTGCAGTTGGAGCCAGGTGCTGAACTCGCCGACTGTTGGGTTCTGGTCGATGTGAATGCCTTGCATCTCGTGCTCGACAATCTTCTGGACATAGGCGATCACGACGGACCCGTGGGGGTAGGCCTCACGGTCGCGATCGATGCAGCTCATCAGATCTGTCGCGTCATGGTGAAAGGTCGCTCAACCGAAGGTCTGGACTTGGAGTTTCCCCTGGTGCGTCAGTTGGTGGAGGCCTGGAACGGGGAGCTGACGTGCCGTTGGTCTGGCGCGGACGATGCTCCCTGTCTGGCTGTTGTCTTTACTGTTCCAAGGATTGCTGCGCCAGGGATGCAAGCAATTGAGGAAGCTGATCAAATAAATCAGGTTTGA
- a CDS encoding NAD(P)H-quinone oxidoreductase subunit N has product MPEMGVFLLAAQAMAAPGELLNLSLNATAVLPEGAVLLAMIATLLVDLAGEKVAARWVPPICYAGLGTALLMLALQWNSPVESSFLGAFLADNLAVAFRAVIALSTLLSLLISWRYAEQSGTPVGEYAAILLAATLGAMLLCGATDLVSVFISLETLSVASYLLSGYMKRDARSSEAALKYLLVGSAAAAVFLYGSSLLYGLSGSTSLEAIGVALQTSATPVAALSLVFVLATVAFKIAAVPFHQWTPDVYEGSPTPVVAFLSVGSKAAGFALALRILVGCFGAFDGQWKLLFTVLAVLSMTLGNVVALAQTSMKRMLAYSSIGQAGFVMIGMVCGTEDGFAAMVLYMAAYLFMNLGAFACIILFSIRTGSDRISDYAGLYQKDPLITLGLSLCLLSLGGIPPMLGFFGKIYLFFAGWADHQYLLVVVGLITSVVSIYYYLSVIKMMVVKEPQEASDIVKAYPDVNWSVMGMQPLRVALIGCVAVTAVGGILSNPLFQWANTAVTSSPLLQEAIAQSAQRGLG; this is encoded by the coding sequence ATGCCCGAGATGGGTGTCTTTCTTCTCGCCGCCCAGGCCATGGCAGCCCCTGGTGAGCTTCTCAACCTCTCCCTCAACGCCACGGCTGTGTTGCCGGAGGGGGCGGTGCTGCTGGCGATGATCGCCACACTGCTGGTGGATCTGGCCGGCGAAAAGGTTGCTGCACGCTGGGTTCCTCCCATCTGCTACGCGGGTCTTGGAACAGCGCTTCTGATGCTGGCCCTGCAATGGAATTCCCCGGTTGAGAGCTCCTTTCTCGGGGCGTTCCTGGCGGACAACCTCGCCGTGGCCTTTCGAGCGGTCATTGCCCTCTCCACCCTTCTGTCCCTGCTGATCAGCTGGCGCTACGCCGAGCAGAGCGGCACTCCGGTCGGTGAGTACGCAGCGATTCTGCTGGCGGCCACCCTCGGGGCGATGTTGCTTTGCGGGGCAACGGATCTGGTGAGTGTCTTCATCTCGCTGGAGACCCTTTCGGTGGCCAGTTATCTGCTGTCGGGCTACATGAAGCGCGATGCCCGCAGTTCAGAAGCAGCGCTGAAGTACCTGCTCGTGGGATCCGCTGCAGCCGCTGTCTTTCTCTACGGATCCTCCCTTCTTTACGGACTCAGTGGCAGCACCAGCCTGGAGGCCATCGGTGTTGCCCTCCAGACCAGCGCCACACCCGTAGCGGCATTGTCCCTGGTGTTTGTTCTGGCAACGGTTGCGTTCAAGATTGCGGCCGTTCCCTTCCACCAGTGGACACCGGATGTCTATGAGGGCTCTCCCACGCCGGTGGTGGCTTTCCTCTCTGTTGGATCCAAGGCGGCAGGATTCGCCCTCGCCTTGCGGATCCTGGTGGGTTGCTTCGGAGCTTTCGACGGGCAGTGGAAACTGTTGTTCACCGTTCTTGCGGTGCTCAGCATGACCCTGGGCAACGTTGTGGCACTGGCCCAGACCTCGATGAAGCGAATGCTGGCCTACAGCTCGATTGGTCAGGCCGGTTTCGTCATGATCGGGATGGTCTGCGGCACCGAGGACGGCTTCGCGGCCATGGTCCTTTACATGGCGGCGTACCTGTTCATGAACCTCGGGGCCTTCGCCTGCATCATCCTGTTCTCAATCCGCACGGGCAGTGACAGGATTTCTGATTACGCCGGCCTTTACCAAAAGGATCCACTGATCACCCTTGGACTCAGCCTCTGCCTGCTTTCACTGGGAGGCATCCCGCCGATGCTGGGTTTCTTCGGGAAGATCTACCTGTTCTTTGCCGGCTGGGCTGATCATCAATATCTACTGGTGGTCGTCGGATTGATCACCTCAGTGGTGTCGATCTATTACTACCTCTCGGTGATCAAGATGATGGTGGTCAAAGAACCCCAGGAAGCTTCCGACATCGTCAAGGCCTATCCAGATGTGAACTGGTCGGTGATGGGGATGCAGCCCCTGAGGGTCGCTCTGATCGGCTGTGTCGCTGTTACAGCCGTGGGTGGCATCCTTTCCAACCCTTTGTTCCAGTGGGCCAACACGGCTGTGACCAGCAGCCCGTTGCTGCAGGAAGCCATCGCTCAATCCGCACAACGGGGCCTTGGCTGA
- a CDS encoding biotin--[acetyl-CoA-carboxylase] ligase: protein MTWTARPHRRGGRQLALHRSRFRRERAGIWDLRWLPVCSSTEISLAEWLRDSPDLMRPRAVLARRQRRGVGQRGRHWQSPSGGVWLSAAMPWSGQSVPAAGLFGLALALELAQRLERHGVPVRIKWPNDLLVEGRKLAGVLPRLVHRGTQLRLVRCGIGLNVSNAVPTGAIALREWVPPAEASVDVWAAELLLALECSLNLVAGSSPWLQRVEDRLWSDQILSSDKGPPWSIEGLSSRGGLQLRRGQQRTEWIRWP, encoded by the coding sequence ATGACCTGGACGGCTCGACCGCACCGTCGGGGGGGGCGTCAGCTGGCGTTGCACCGAAGCAGATTCCGGAGGGAGCGTGCGGGGATCTGGGATCTCCGCTGGCTGCCGGTGTGCAGCAGCACCGAGATCAGCCTGGCTGAATGGCTTCGGGATTCCCCGGATCTGATGCGGCCACGGGCGGTGTTGGCCCGCCGGCAGCGGCGAGGCGTCGGTCAGCGCGGTCGCCACTGGCAGTCGCCCAGCGGTGGGGTCTGGCTGAGTGCCGCCATGCCCTGGTCGGGGCAGTCCGTTCCTGCGGCCGGGCTGTTCGGCCTTGCCCTGGCCCTGGAGCTCGCCCAAAGGTTGGAGAGGCACGGCGTGCCGGTACGAATCAAATGGCCCAATGATCTGCTGGTGGAGGGGCGCAAACTGGCGGGGGTGCTGCCGCGGCTGGTTCACCGTGGAACGCAGCTGAGGTTGGTGCGTTGTGGCATCGGGTTGAACGTCAGCAACGCGGTTCCCACTGGCGCGATTGCCCTGCGTGAATGGGTGCCCCCAGCCGAAGCTTCCGTGGATGTCTGGGCCGCTGAACTCCTGCTGGCGCTGGAGTGCAGCCTGAATCTGGTGGCTGGATCCTCCCCCTGGCTTCAGCGGGTGGAAGATCGTCTTTGGAGCGATCAGATCCTCAGTTCAGACAAGGGACCTCCCTGGTCCATCGAAGGGCTGTCATCCCGGGGCGGCCTGCAACTGCGACGCGGGCAACAGCGAACAGAGTGGATTCGCTGGCCATGA
- a CDS encoding M23 family metallopeptidase, whose protein sequence is MLSIPAAPLKPDPSQIRGAKPPMRFDQSLEQLERSRVITPQERRVLKAGQPQSPIDVSRHQRACRDGALSRQECAAGVAVRSLPRSRRAPASSRTPKAVPVDPLLAGGESSFSVDSFFAVTPRPSPRPGNGDTRLLFPVIGQAITTSGFGWRLHPILGDWMMHTGKDFAAPNGTPVVAALSGRVVSSGLAGGYGIAVELEHSAPKRRTLYGHLSELYVRAGQTVRQGDVIGRVGSTGRSTGPHLHFELRLPKNGSWQAVNPAEFDLGPSAERPADPVAELMAALLRSLQRA, encoded by the coding sequence ATGCTGAGCATTCCAGCAGCCCCTCTCAAACCAGATCCCTCTCAGATCAGAGGGGCAAAGCCCCCAATGCGTTTTGATCAGTCCCTCGAGCAGCTTGAGCGTTCTCGGGTGATCACACCACAGGAACGACGGGTGCTTAAAGCGGGACAACCGCAGTCCCCAATCGATGTCTCCCGTCATCAACGCGCCTGTCGCGATGGTGCGCTGTCCCGTCAGGAGTGTGCAGCGGGAGTGGCTGTGCGTTCCCTTCCTCGATCCCGCCGAGCTCCAGCGTCGTCTCGCACGCCCAAGGCGGTTCCTGTCGATCCCCTCCTGGCGGGGGGTGAGTCCAGCTTCAGTGTGGATTCATTCTTTGCGGTCACGCCGCGACCGTCCCCTCGTCCTGGAAACGGAGATACAAGGCTGCTGTTTCCCGTGATCGGCCAGGCCATCACCACGAGTGGCTTCGGCTGGAGGCTCCATCCGATCCTCGGCGACTGGATGATGCATACGGGCAAGGATTTCGCTGCGCCCAATGGCACACCTGTGGTGGCAGCGCTTTCCGGTCGTGTGGTGAGCAGTGGTCTGGCCGGTGGCTACGGCATCGCCGTCGAGCTGGAGCACAGTGCTCCCAAACGCCGCACGCTTTACGGACATCTCTCGGAGCTGTACGTCAGAGCCGGGCAGACGGTGCGCCAAGGTGACGTGATCGGTCGCGTCGGCAGCACAGGACGCAGCACCGGCCCCCATCTTCACTTCGAGCTGCGCCTCCCCAAGAATGGGAGTTGGCAGGCCGTTAACCCCGCAGAGTTCGACCTTGGCCCATCCGCAGAGCGTCCTGCCGATCCCGTGGCCGAGTTGATGGCTGCGCTGTTGCGCAGTCTCCAGAGAGCCTGA
- a CDS encoding DUF2232 domain-containing protein, with translation MKQPPRKLSRHQALRLVEGAYLAATTGLIWLALYYLPVGGALFRLALPLPLSLLQLRRGGRSGAEGVLLAVLLMTALMGPVRGPLLLFPYGLMALWLGWSWGNGRSWWLSWPVGVVLGSVGFLVRVLVLSLLVGENLWVVITRAGAGLLERLIALLQLPISPDLTSVQLMALALVVVQEVIYVLSLHALAYWIFPRLNAPIPEPPRLLHGLVALDPL, from the coding sequence ATGAAGCAGCCGCCGCGCAAGCTGAGTCGGCACCAAGCTCTCCGGCTTGTGGAGGGGGCTTATCTGGCGGCCACCACCGGGCTGATCTGGCTGGCGTTGTATTACCTGCCGGTGGGAGGTGCGCTCTTTCGTCTTGCCTTGCCGCTGCCCCTCTCCCTGCTGCAATTGCGCCGTGGTGGACGGTCGGGAGCTGAGGGGGTGTTGCTGGCTGTGTTGCTGATGACAGCGTTGATGGGCCCCGTGCGCGGGCCTCTGCTGCTGTTCCCCTATGGCCTGATGGCCCTGTGGTTGGGTTGGAGCTGGGGCAATGGGCGCAGCTGGTGGTTGAGCTGGCCGGTGGGCGTGGTGCTGGGCAGCGTTGGATTTCTGGTGCGGGTCCTGGTGTTGTCGCTCCTTGTCGGAGAAAACCTGTGGGTGGTGATCACCCGTGCCGGGGCGGGGCTGCTTGAGCGGCTGATCGCGCTGTTGCAGTTACCCATCAGCCCTGATCTCACCAGTGTTCAGTTGATGGCCCTTGCTCTTGTTGTGGTGCAGGAGGTGATCTATGTGCTGTCACTCCATGCTCTGGCGTACTGGATCTTTCCCCGGCTCAACGCCCCGATCCCAGAGCCGCCGCGGCTCCTGCATGGACTTGTTGCCCTTGATCCCCTCTGA
- a CDS encoding ABC transporter ATP-binding protein produces the protein MAESSPQAVAELRGVSKVYGQGDLEVRALDRLDLTVHSGDYLAVMGASGSGKSTAMNILGCLDRPTGGRYRLNGIAVEQLDDDALADLRNQSLGFVFQQFHLLPHASAMENVMLPMVYAGIPLEERRERAASALDRVGLSQRLDNRPNQLSGGQQQRVAIARAIINRPSLLLADEPTGALDSNTTAEVLELFDELHQQGITLVMVTHEDDVAARAHRIARFQDGRILHDEWNKKSLVH, from the coding sequence TTGGCTGAATCATCCCCTCAAGCTGTCGCTGAGCTGAGGGGCGTCAGCAAGGTCTATGGACAGGGTGATCTTGAAGTCAGAGCGCTGGACCGACTCGATCTCACTGTTCACAGCGGCGATTACCTGGCGGTGATGGGGGCAAGCGGATCAGGCAAGAGCACGGCCATGAACATTCTTGGCTGCCTGGATCGGCCAACCGGTGGTCGTTACCGGCTCAACGGCATCGCCGTTGAGCAGCTCGATGACGATGCGCTGGCCGACCTGCGCAACCAGTCATTGGGATTCGTGTTTCAGCAATTCCATCTGCTTCCCCACGCATCAGCGATGGAGAACGTGATGCTGCCGATGGTCTATGCCGGAATCCCCTTGGAAGAGCGCAGGGAACGGGCGGCTTCAGCGCTGGATCGCGTCGGCCTGAGTCAACGACTGGACAATCGTCCCAACCAGCTCTCAGGCGGCCAACAGCAGAGGGTTGCCATCGCGAGAGCCATCATCAATCGCCCGAGTCTTCTCTTGGCGGACGAACCCACCGGTGCCCTCGACTCCAACACCACGGCCGAAGTGCTGGAACTGTTTGACGAACTTCATCAGCAGGGAATCACCCTGGTGATGGTGACCCATGAAGACGATGTGGCAGCTCGTGCCCATCGCATTGCCCGTTTTCAGGATGGCCGCATCTTGCACGATGAATGGAATAAAAAATCTCTGGTTCATTGA
- a CDS encoding aminotransferase class I/II-fold pyridoxal phosphate-dependent enzyme — translation MLTSRRLEALGNGVFARTDQAKQAYRENTGAPPLIDLSLGSTDLQPPVEILQAMAAAVEEPSSSAYCLEAGTAPFNRAVAAWCQRRFGVDVDPRRQVQLLVGSQEGTAHLPLAVLDPGDRALLLDPSYPSHRGGLVLAGASICSLPLSRERDWLPDLDAIGPDLWDQLKLFVLGYPHNPTARVGDQELLDQAMARGCRHQLVIANDNPYVDLALEGEAPSLLRSPGWSDWGIEFFSLSKGWCLGGFRLAFAIGAEPLITALRQVKGVVDFNQSLALQQGAIQALTRWADWPRSLHGVYRERRDRVLSVLRSGGWSCSTPEMAMYLWLPLPADDEIQTLGDETYARHLLQRSGVALTPGSGFGTGGQGWLRMALVRPTDELEQGARRLVAACP, via the coding sequence ATGCTCACCTCTAGGCGACTGGAGGCTCTTGGTAACGGCGTTTTTGCTCGCACCGACCAGGCCAAGCAGGCCTACCGAGAGAACACAGGCGCGCCCCCTCTGATCGATCTCTCCCTTGGCTCCACGGATCTGCAGCCTCCGGTTGAGATCCTGCAGGCGATGGCGGCCGCTGTTGAAGAGCCGTCCAGCTCCGCCTACTGCCTTGAAGCGGGGACAGCACCGTTCAACCGGGCGGTTGCGGCCTGGTGCCAGCGGCGATTCGGAGTGGATGTTGATCCACGGCGCCAGGTTCAGCTGTTGGTGGGCTCCCAGGAGGGGACGGCTCATCTCCCCCTCGCTGTGCTGGATCCTGGGGACAGGGCACTTCTCCTTGATCCCTCCTACCCATCCCATCGCGGCGGGCTGGTGCTGGCCGGGGCCTCGATCTGCAGTTTGCCCCTATCCCGGGAACGGGATTGGCTCCCCGATCTTGATGCCATCGGCCCTGATCTGTGGGATCAGCTCAAGCTGTTCGTCCTTGGTTATCCCCACAACCCGACCGCACGGGTGGGGGACCAGGAGCTGCTGGATCAGGCGATGGCTCGGGGCTGTCGTCACCAGCTGGTGATTGCCAACGACAATCCCTACGTGGATCTTGCCTTGGAGGGAGAGGCGCCATCACTGCTTCGGAGTCCCGGCTGGAGTGACTGGGGGATTGAATTCTTCTCTCTGTCCAAGGGGTGGTGTCTGGGGGGATTTCGCCTGGCGTTCGCCATCGGAGCCGAACCCCTGATCACTGCCCTGCGTCAGGTCAAGGGCGTCGTGGACTTCAATCAGTCCTTGGCATTGCAGCAGGGGGCGATCCAGGCCCTCACCCGCTGGGCGGATTGGCCCAGAAGTCTTCACGGTGTCTATCGCGAACGTCGGGATCGTGTTCTGTCGGTGCTGCGGAGCGGGGGTTGGTCCTGTTCAACCCCAGAAATGGCCATGTACCTCTGGTTGCCATTGCCGGCTGATGACGAGATTCAGACGCTTGGCGATGAAACCTACGCCCGTCATCTGCTGCAACGCTCCGGCGTCGCCCTCACCCCGGGCTCCGGTTTCGGGACAGGGGGCCAGGGCTGGTTGCGAATGGCCCTGGTGCGTCCCACGGATGAACTCGAACAGGGCGCCCGGCGGCTGGTGGCTGCTTGTCCATGA
- the topA gene encoding type I DNA topoisomerase — protein sequence MAHTLVIVESPTKARTIRGFLPKGFKVEASMGHVRDLPNNASEIPASAKGQKWANLGVNTEADFEPLYVVPKDKKKVVRELKDALKGADQLLLATDEDREGESISWHLLQLLAPKVPVKRMVFHEITKEAIGKALDQTRDLDMELVHAQETRRILDRLVGYTLSPLLWKKVAWGLSAGRVQSVAVRLLVQRERARRAFRSGSYWDLKAQLEHAGSGFEAKLTHLDGRRIATGNDFDESTGGLKEGSEVRLLTEEEARSLAQTVQTAAWSVDAVEEKPTVRKPVPPFTTSTLQQEANRKLRLSARETMRCAQGLYERGFITYMRTDSVHLSDQAISASRSCVESLYGKDYLSKGPRQFSTKARNAQEAHEAIRPSGESFRTPGDTGLEGRDLAVYDLIWKRTVASQMAEARLTMLSIDLSSGEASFRASGKRIDFPGFFRAYVEGSDDPDAALEGQEVLLPALAVGDAPVPKQVEPLGHQTQPPARFSEASLVKMLEKEGIGRPSTYASIIGTIVDRGYSTLQGNALTPSFTAFAVTALLEEHFPDLVDTSFTARMENTLDEISHGKVEWLPYLETFFKGDEGLETQVQQREGDIDPGASRTVDLEGLSCVVRIGRFGAYLEAKRVSDDGEEELIKATLPREITPADLDSDQAELILKQKADGPEAIGEDPETGDLVYLLFGQYGPYVQRGQVSDENPKPKRASLPKGQKPEDLTLDDALGLLRLPRLLGEHPDGGRVQAGLGRFGPYVVWDKGKGEKDYRSLKGDDDVLAVGLSRALELLAMPKRGRGGRTALKDLGNPEGSEETIQVYDGPYGLYLKLGKVNASLPEGKGADDVTLEEAVELLAAKASAKKSSRKTTAAKKTPAKKPAAKKPAAKKPPATTKTGRLRASAVRVIKPGDS from the coding sequence GTGGCGCACACCCTCGTCATTGTTGAAAGCCCTACGAAGGCCCGCACCATTCGCGGCTTCCTTCCGAAGGGATTCAAGGTCGAGGCGTCGATGGGCCATGTGCGGGATCTCCCCAACAACGCCAGCGAGATCCCAGCGTCCGCGAAGGGCCAGAAGTGGGCCAACCTTGGCGTCAATACCGAAGCCGACTTCGAGCCCCTCTACGTGGTGCCGAAGGACAAGAAGAAGGTGGTGCGGGAACTCAAAGATGCATTGAAGGGTGCGGATCAGCTGCTGCTGGCCACGGACGAAGATCGCGAAGGGGAAAGCATCAGCTGGCACCTGCTGCAACTGCTGGCCCCCAAGGTTCCGGTGAAACGGATGGTGTTCCACGAGATCACCAAAGAAGCCATCGGCAAAGCCCTGGACCAGACCCGTGATCTGGACATGGAGCTCGTTCATGCCCAGGAGACGCGCCGGATCCTGGATCGTCTGGTGGGTTACACCCTCTCGCCTCTCCTGTGGAAGAAGGTGGCATGGGGACTGTCTGCTGGCCGGGTTCAATCGGTCGCTGTTCGTCTGCTGGTGCAGCGGGAACGGGCCCGGCGGGCCTTCCGCAGCGGTAGTTACTGGGACCTCAAAGCCCAGCTCGAGCATGCCGGCAGCGGGTTTGAGGCCAAGCTGACCCATCTGGATGGCCGCCGAATCGCCACCGGTAACGACTTCGACGAAAGCACCGGTGGCCTGAAGGAAGGCAGCGAGGTGCGTCTGCTGACGGAAGAGGAGGCCCGCTCCCTGGCGCAAACGGTTCAGACCGCTGCCTGGTCCGTGGATGCGGTGGAGGAGAAACCAACGGTCCGTAAGCCGGTGCCGCCGTTCACCACAAGCACCCTGCAGCAGGAGGCGAACCGCAAGCTGCGCCTCTCAGCGCGGGAAACGATGCGCTGCGCCCAGGGCCTTTACGAGCGCGGTTTCATCACCTACATGCGAACCGACTCGGTTCACCTTTCCGATCAGGCGATCAGCGCCTCCCGCAGCTGTGTGGAGAGCCTTTACGGCAAGGACTATCTGAGCAAGGGGCCGCGTCAATTCAGCACCAAGGCACGCAATGCCCAGGAGGCTCATGAGGCGATCCGCCCCTCCGGCGAGAGCTTCCGCACCCCTGGGGACACCGGGTTGGAGGGCCGTGATCTGGCGGTCTATGACCTCATCTGGAAACGCACCGTTGCCAGCCAGATGGCGGAAGCACGGCTGACCATGCTGTCGATCGATCTCAGCTCTGGAGAGGCCAGCTTCCGAGCCAGCGGCAAGCGGATCGATTTCCCCGGCTTCTTTCGCGCCTACGTCGAGGGCAGTGATGACCCCGATGCGGCCCTTGAGGGCCAGGAAGTGCTCCTGCCCGCTCTGGCGGTGGGTGATGCCCCTGTTCCAAAGCAGGTGGAACCTCTCGGTCACCAGACCCAGCCGCCTGCCCGTTTCAGCGAAGCCTCCCTGGTGAAAATGCTGGAAAAGGAAGGAATCGGACGCCCCTCCACCTATGCCTCGATTATTGGCACGATTGTTGATCGCGGTTACTCCACCCTGCAGGGCAATGCCCTGACCCCCAGCTTCACGGCCTTTGCTGTGACCGCTCTGCTGGAGGAGCATTTCCCGGATCTGGTTGACACGAGCTTCACGGCTCGAATGGAGAACACCCTCGACGAGATCTCCCACGGCAAGGTGGAGTGGCTGCCCTACCTGGAGACATTCTTCAAAGGGGATGAAGGTCTGGAGACTCAGGTACAGCAGCGGGAGGGGGACATCGATCCCGGTGCTTCCCGCACCGTGGATCTCGAGGGACTGTCCTGCGTCGTGCGCATCGGTCGTTTCGGTGCCTACCTCGAGGCCAAACGGGTCAGCGATGACGGCGAGGAGGAGCTGATCAAGGCCACCCTGCCTCGGGAGATCACACCGGCGGACCTGGACTCGGACCAGGCGGAACTGATCCTGAAGCAGAAGGCGGATGGTCCGGAAGCCATCGGCGAGGACCCGGAAACGGGGGACCTGGTGTACCTGCTCTTCGGTCAGTACGGGCCCTATGTGCAGCGCGGTCAGGTCAGTGACGAGAATCCAAAGCCCAAGCGTGCCTCGCTGCCCAAGGGGCAGAAGCCAGAGGATCTGACGCTGGACGATGCCCTTGGGCTCCTGCGTCTCCCCCGTTTGCTGGGGGAACATCCCGATGGTGGTCGGGTGCAGGCCGGTCTCGGGCGTTTCGGGCCCTATGTGGTCTGGGACAAGGGCAAAGGTGAGAAGGACTACCGCTCCCTGAAGGGGGATGACGATGTTCTGGCCGTGGGCCTCAGTCGTGCCTTGGAGCTGCTCGCCATGCCCAAACGGGGCCGCGGCGGCAGGACGGCGCTAAAGGATCTCGGCAATCCCGAGGGCAGCGAGGAGACGATTCAGGTCTACGACGGTCCCTACGGCCTCTACCTCAAGCTGGGCAAGGTCAATGCCTCCCTGCCCGAAGGCAAAGGGGCGGATGACGTCACGCTGGAGGAAGCTGTGGAACTGCTGGCGGCCAAGGCCTCTGCCAAGAAGAGCAGCCGCAAGACCACGGCAGCCAAAAAAACGCCGGCCAAGAAACCGGCTGCGAAAAAGCCCGCTGCCAAGAAGCCACCGGCCACCACCAAGACCGGCCGGCTGCGGGCCAGTGCCGTTCGGGTGATCAAACCCGGCGACAGCTGA
- a CDS encoding response regulator — MVAVVEDDPRIGELIREEVCDEGHLCQGYLTAESFLEEADNLNPDLVLLDLMLPGVDGLECLRRLRELPRLQRCPVVIVTALNDAAKRREAQKLGAFDYILKPDLFDQLPQLLASLAQQSLEQ, encoded by the coding sequence ATGGTTGCTGTTGTCGAAGACGACCCTCGTATCGGAGAGTTGATCCGAGAGGAAGTCTGCGACGAAGGTCACCTCTGCCAGGGATACTTGACAGCTGAATCCTTTCTTGAGGAGGCGGACAACCTCAACCCAGATCTTGTGTTGTTGGATCTGATGCTTCCTGGAGTGGATGGTCTTGAATGCCTTCGTCGGCTAAGAGAGTTACCACGGTTGCAAAGGTGTCCCGTCGTAATCGTTACCGCATTAAATGACGCCGCTAAGCGACGTGAAGCACAAAAGCTGGGGGCCTTTGATTACATCCTCAAACCTGATTTATTTGATCAGCTTCCTCAATTGCTTGCATCCCTGGCGCAGCAATCCTTGGAACAGTAA
- the trxA gene encoding thioredoxin: protein MVADFTDAGFTSDVLQAPGSVLVDFWAPWCGPCRLMAPLMDWAADTYGDRLTVGKLEVDGNPSTRDAYEVQGIPTLILYRDGEVIARHEGAIAKPQLQAFLDAHL from the coding sequence TTGGTCGCTGACTTCACGGACGCCGGCTTCACCTCGGATGTGCTTCAGGCTCCAGGATCTGTTCTCGTTGACTTCTGGGCGCCCTGGTGCGGCCCATGCCGGCTGATGGCCCCCTTGATGGATTGGGCGGCGGACACCTACGGCGACCGGCTCACGGTTGGCAAGCTCGAAGTCGATGGCAATCCATCGACCCGTGATGCCTACGAGGTGCAAGGCATTCCCACCCTCATCCTCTACCGCGATGGAGAAGTGATCGCCCGCCATGAAGGGGCGATTGCCAAGCCCCAGCTGCAGGCATTCCTGGATGCTCACCTCTAG